TTACAAAAAGCTAATTGAGCTTCGTAAACAGTATGACATTATAACGACTGGAGATTATCAGTTATTGTTAAAAGATGATCCGCAAATTTTTGCATACGTTCGTAATGGTGAAGGAGAGAAGTTGTTAGTCGTAAACAATTTCTATAACAGTGAAGTAAGCTTTACGTTACCAAATGAGGTAGATGTAGAAGGTTACAGTGGTGAAGTAATATTGTCTAACTATGACAATTCAGCTGAGAATTTTCGTAACATAACTCTACGTCCGTATGAGTCTGTTGTATATTACTTGAAAAAATAATCACAATTCGTTCAAATAAAAACACTCCTTGAGTTTTATACTTAAGGAGTGTTACTTGTATTAGTTCTTCATTTTAGGATCCAGAGCATCCCGTAAGCCATCACCAATTAAGTTAAACCCAAGTACCACGAGCATTATGGCAACCCCTGGAGCGATTAATGTCCAAGGAGCTAACTGAATGAAATCACGTGAATCAGCAAGCATCTTCCCCCATTCAGGCAATGGTGGTTGTGCCCCTAGACCTAAAAATCCTAAAGCAGCAGCTTCTAAAATAGCTGTACCAAAACCTAGTGTCGATTGAACAATGATAGGTGCTAAACTGTTTGGAAGTATATGGTGAATGAGAATACGACCATTTTTCATTCCTTGAGCTCTTGCTGCCATTATAAATTCCTCTTCCCGTAAACTAATTACTTTTGATCGAACGAGTCGGCCGAAAATCGGAATATTAATGATCGCTATTGCAATTAAGGCATTTTCCAATGAGGCCCCTAAAATTGCAACGATTGCAATCGCTAATAAAATACTAGGGAACGCGAGTAAAATATCGAATATACGAGAAATTAACATATCAATCCAACGTCCGAAATATCCTGCAATAATGCCAAGCAATGTTCCGAAAACGAGCGCACCAGTTACGGCGAAAAATCCTACTTGTAGTGAAATTCTCGCACCATAAGCAATTCTCGTAAATATATCTCTGCCTAAGTTGTCTGTACCTAACCAATGCTCACCACTTGGTGGCTGGAGTCGCTTAATAATTTCCTGATCTTCGTAGGAATATGGAGTTAATAAAGGAGCAAACAAACCGAGTAATATAAAAAATATGATGATGATAAACCCCGTAACCGCGAATCGGTTTTTTCGCAACTGTTTATATGCATCTTTCCAAGGCGAATTCACTTTCATATCTTCTTGTTTTTGTACGGGGGTTGAAGCAAGCTCAATTTGTTCTTTTTTCTCTTCTAGTTTCATGTTCAAATCCCCCCTAATATTTAATCCTTGGATCAATATAAGAATATAGCAAGTCCACAATTAAATTGATCATTACGAATATGAACGCAACAATTAAAATCCCCGATTGGATTACAGGGTAATCACGATAATTTATCGCATCAAAAATATATCGTCCTACTCCCGGCCAACTAAAGATTGTTTCTGTTAATATTGCTCCACCTAATAGTACTCCTGTTTGGAGACCGATAACTGTGAGAACAGGAATAATAGCATTTTTAAGAGCGTGCTTATAAACAACTAAAAATTGCCCTGCACCTTTCGCGCGTACCGTACGAATGTAGTCAGAATTCATCACTTCTAACATACTTGAACGGGTCATACGTGCGATGATGGCCATCGGAATGGTTCCTAAGGCGATACTCGGCAAGACGAGGTGTTTTAACGTTGTGATTAATCGTTCAAAGTCAAGGTGTAGAAGAGAATCAATCACATAAAAATGGGTGATTGCAGTAATAGGATCTCGGCTATTTTCTCTACTTGATGCAGGTAACCATCCAAGCTCCTGGGCAAATACCCATTGCTCCATTAAAGCGAGCCAGAAGATAGGCATAGATACACCGACTAGAGCGAAAAACATAGCTAAAAAGTCAAACCAAGAATTTTGTTTCCATGCACTAATGATACCAGCGTTAACTCCAATGAAAATCGCAAATAACATGGCAAAAAAGGTGAGCTCAAAGGTAGCCGCCAATTTTGGCAAGATCTCAGTAGCTATTTCCGATTTTGTTTTTAGCGATATTCCTAAATCACCTTGTAATAGGTTGCTAACATAAATTCCATATTGAACGACATATGGCTTGTTTAACCCCATCTGTTCTTCCAATTTTTCGATTGCTTCTTCAGTGGCTGTTTCACCAAGGAGAATTTGAGCAGGATTACCTGGTATAAAGTGAACAATAGAGAAAACAAGTAAAGTCATTCCCAGCAGGACAGGAATTAACATAAGTAGACGTCTTATTGTGTAGGCTAGCATAGCATTCACCTCAATTCTCTGTTATTATCGTTGCTGTTTTATTAGAAAAAATAAAGGGTAGTAGAGGCTCACTCTACTACCCTCCAGTCGTGTATAGTTACTCTAATTCAACTTCTGCAAGTGATTCACTTGTAGATGGGTGTGGCACATAGTTTTTCACATAATCTTGAGCTGCTAAAACTGGAGTAGAGTGAACTAATGTAACCATTGGTGAATCTTCTAAAATAAGTCGTTGTGCTTCTTTATATAGTTCTGCACGTTCTTCTTGATCAATAGATACTTTTGCTTGGTCTAAAAGTTCATCAACAGTAGAATTTTGATAGAATGTACGGTTACTTCCGCCAGCAGCATCACCATGTAGTAAGCTACCTAAGAAGTAATCAGGGTCCCCGTTTGTACCAGACCAGCCTAACATGAACATTTCTTGTTCACCGTTTGCTGTTTTTTCTAAGTAAGGCCCCCACTCTTCACGTACAATGTTTGCTGTAATCCCAACTTGCGCTAAATCGTTTTGAATGATTTCAGCAACAGTTTCTGGGTCCGGCATATATGGTCTCGCAACAGGCATCGTCCATAGATCAATTTCGACACCGTCTTCATAGCCGGCTTCTGCTAATAGTTCTTTTGCTTTGTCTAAATTATAGTCATATCCTTCTAATTCATCGTTAAAGCCAAGATAACCTGGTGGTAATGGGTTTACCGCAGGGATAGCGTAGCCAGCATATAACGCTTCAGCAATCGCTTCACGGTTAACTGCATGATTAATTGCTTGACGAACGAGCTTATTATCCAGCGGTGCTTTGCTCGTGTTTAATCCTAAGTAACCGAAGTTGTTAGCAGCACGTGTGTGCAATACTAACGTGTCATCAGACTCAACACCTGCAGCATCATCAGGGTTTAAGCCATCCATAATATCAATCTCACCTGAACGTAAAGAGATTAAGCGTGCAGCGTTATCCGGGATAACCTCGAAAATTACACGATCTAGTTTAGGTAAACCATCTTTACGGTAATCTTCAAATTTCTCTAGCACGATTGTGTCATCTTTAGTCCAACTAACAAATTTAAATGGACCTGTACCAACAGGGTTTTCGTTAATTTCTGGACCATATTGCTCAAGTGCTGCTGGAGAAGTAATCGCAAAGTAACTCATAGCCATATTTTGTAAAAAGTAGCCTAGTGGACGGTTTAATACGAATTCAATTGTATAGTCGTCTAAGACATTAATTTCTTCGATGACATGACCTTCGTCACCTTTAAAACCGCCAAACATAATGCTGTAAATAACATATGAGTATCCTTCATCTGTAAAAGCGTATTTGTGACCAGGATCAGACCAACGCTCAAAGTTTGTCTTTACAGCTTCTGCGTTGAACTCAGTTCCGTCATGGAAAGTTACACCTTCTTCAAGATAGAATGTGTATTTTTTTCCGTCATCTTCTACATCCCAGTCGTGAGCTAAACCAGGTGTAATGTCGAAGGATTCCTTGTCAAACTCTAGTAAACTTTCGTAAATTTGTTTCGTTACACGGGAAGATTCCCCATCTGTTGTACTAGCAAAGTCTAAACTCTCGGAATCTCCTCCTCGAGCAAAGACAAGTACCTGCTCACGTTCCTCGTTGTTGTTGTTATCGCTGTCGTTCGATGGGTCTTCATCGTCTGATGCCTCGTTGTTACATGCTGCTAAAACTAACGCAAGCATGAGAACGAGTAAAAAAGAAAACTTCTTCATACTTTGTTTACCCCCTATTAATTTCATTTTTATATGATGACCACTTCGTTGCATCGCTTTATTCATATAAATGACATGCAACGAAGTGGTTATCGCCAATTTCTTCAAACTGTGGTCTAATCTCTTTACATATGTCCATTGCTTTCGGGCAACGTGTGTGGAAGGCACACCCTGCAGGGGGGTTAGACGGACTTGGTACGTCTCCTTCTAAAATGACACGTTCCTTTTTCTCATCGGGATCTGGAACCGGAACGGCGGATAGCAGAGCTTGT
Above is a window of Salirhabdus salicampi DNA encoding:
- a CDS encoding ABC transporter permease, translating into MLAYTIRRLLMLIPVLLGMTLLVFSIVHFIPGNPAQILLGETATEEAIEKLEEQMGLNKPYVVQYGIYVSNLLQGDLGISLKTKSEIATEILPKLAATFELTFFAMLFAIFIGVNAGIISAWKQNSWFDFLAMFFALVGVSMPIFWLALMEQWVFAQELGWLPASSRENSRDPITAITHFYVIDSLLHLDFERLITTLKHLVLPSIALGTIPMAIIARMTRSSMLEVMNSDYIRTVRAKGAGQFLVVYKHALKNAIIPVLTVIGLQTGVLLGGAILTETIFSWPGVGRYIFDAINYRDYPVIQSGILIVAFIFVMINLIVDLLYSYIDPRIKY
- a CDS encoding ABC transporter substrate-binding protein, giving the protein MKKFSFLLVLMLALVLAACNNEASDDEDPSNDSDNNNNEEREQVLVFARGGDSESLDFASTTDGESSRVTKQIYESLLEFDKESFDITPGLAHDWDVEDDGKKYTFYLEEGVTFHDGTEFNAEAVKTNFERWSDPGHKYAFTDEGYSYVIYSIMFGGFKGDEGHVIEEINVLDDYTIEFVLNRPLGYFLQNMAMSYFAITSPAALEQYGPEINENPVGTGPFKFVSWTKDDTIVLEKFEDYRKDGLPKLDRVIFEVIPDNAARLISLRSGEIDIMDGLNPDDAAGVESDDTLVLHTRAANNFGYLGLNTSKAPLDNKLVRQAINHAVNREAIAEALYAGYAIPAVNPLPPGYLGFNDELEGYDYNLDKAKELLAEAGYEDGVEIDLWTMPVARPYMPDPETVAEIIQNDLAQVGITANIVREEWGPYLEKTANGEQEMFMLGWSGTNGDPDYFLGSLLHGDAAGGSNRTFYQNSTVDELLDQAKVSIDQEERAELYKEAQRLILEDSPMVTLVHSTPVLAAQDYVKNYVPHPSTSESLAEVELE
- a CDS encoding ABC transporter permease, which gives rise to MKLEEKKEQIELASTPVQKQEDMKVNSPWKDAYKQLRKNRFAVTGFIIIIFFILLGLFAPLLTPYSYEDQEIIKRLQPPSGEHWLGTDNLGRDIFTRIAYGARISLQVGFFAVTGALVFGTLLGIIAGYFGRWIDMLISRIFDILLAFPSILLAIAIVAILGASLENALIAIAIINIPIFGRLVRSKVISLREEEFIMAARAQGMKNGRILIHHILPNSLAPIIVQSTLGFGTAILEAAALGFLGLGAQPPLPEWGKMLADSRDFIQLAPWTLIAPGVAIMLVVLGFNLIGDGLRDALDPKMKN